Within Porites lutea chromosome 2, jaPorLute2.1, whole genome shotgun sequence, the genomic segment CATATCAGCACCTGTAGAAAGATCAGTATTCGTCGATTCTCCCTCTCAAAGTTATGACCAACCACCACCATCTCCGTCTCCTGGGATTTCAACTGGAGAATATGCAATTGATGCCAGTTTTTGCAGGTTAAGCCCAGGTGCGCAAGCTTCACCTTCAAGCTATTTTACGCCGCAACGCTACAGATCCGCTTCGCCACGCCTTCATTCACCCAATCCGCCATTACATTCAACAGCACGTGCGACGGAAAGTAGTGGAAATGACGCTCAGGCCGCTCAGGCCGGTCAGGCTTTTGCTCCAGTGTTTTTGAAGAACAATAGATCGCCTTTTTCACGGCCTATATTATCTTTGACTTCTCCAGAAAACACTATTCAGGAAAGCGTTGACAACGAAGAAGAAAGCGCTTTTGAAAGTGTAACTGAAACTCCAAATTCACCTAATCAGATGGACCAACCAAGACCAAATGTGGTCCTTGTATATTTGGCACAATCTCAAGAAGAGGAGATTAttgtgtaaagaaaaaaagtgaatgTTTTAATCGGGAAAAATGAGGGTTCAAATCATCAACGATTTTAGTGACTATGTGATTCAGAACCTCGTTCCTAATAAATCGTCAAGCCCTATATACCGAGATCCGACTACCACGTGTCAACTATCTCTAtttaaataaattaacttttatGCTCTGTGAGAAGCAGCATATAGTAACTGCATAACCCATTGATTTCTAGacggttttttctttttccatgaTTTTTGGTGAACCAAAAAGCTCATTCATGAGGAAGAGCAACCGACCAAACTTGTTGTATTAAAGGTGTGATTTATTGAAAGTGCCCGTTTACATTAGAAACTCCATCAATTTATTAACTTAAAGAACTGTTTATTTAAAGTATTACAAACTGGAAAAGCAGTTTGGCTTAAACCTAATTTTGTGTAGAAACCTGAAGATAATACTTAAGTAACGTAGAAATTATTTTTAGTATGTAGATTAAAGCCTTTTTACAGACAATATTGTTCGCGTTATAGTTAAGGGTCCTGGTAAAACGCGTTAATATTGATATTAAATATTAGCCtgtagaaaacaaaattatgatTTTGTTGTCTAGTCTATTTGTGTCGGGCTTTCTATATATTTAATAGATTATTGTTTCAAAAACAACGGGAATATTTCCGCGCAAAGCAATGTTCTTCTCAACTTTAATGTATAGATATAAAGTGTCAGGATaaaaacatctttttaaatttaaagCTGACAAAGTTACTTACATCTCCGAGTACGGCTGCTGATGATCTAAACACGTGTTTGTACGTATTTATTTCGAAATCCACAAAATTATCTGTATATTTAGTAAGTTatgaataaaatatattttaatttatatatataacGAGTAGAACTGtgatagtttaaaaaaatggtagAGGAAATGCCTATATATAGTCCATAGCTCTGGGAAGACCACGTACAGGGACTATACAATAACAATACAGTCCACAATAACAAAATGTTTTCCAGCGTTGATTTTCTGATTATGCTTTCACTACCTCGTTCCCAGACGACTCCCTCGCGGGGTAAATTTGCGCTGCGCGCAGGGCGGCGAAAAGGAGCTCAGGCCACCCGGCGTcacctcttttctttcttcttctcgTAGCCTCTCGCGCTTAGTGACGAGTTACTCGCGCGTTTCGCAACCAGAGTGCGTTATGAAGCACTTAATTGAGGGAGCAGGCAGGTGCATTCAGGTACCTTGCTGAGGCAGGTAACGTGGACGCAAGTCCATTAAAACGTGTGAACGCAAACAAATTAACTTACATGGAATTATCGCTTCCGTTCACATGAGATTTCGTGTGAAAATTCCCCAGAATGGAGTTTCGAAAAGGGAGAATATCTCGAGTCGTGTGGACACACAGCTGTAAACGCTGAAGTTTGTATATGTGCACATAAACTTAAAGAAATTGTGTGGACATTACCTCAAACAGTAATAATTCTTGACATTCTTAGGAAATTGTCATTTAAGAGGAACATTTTGTATAAGACGCTTTATTTTCAAGCAGTACATTTATTTCAATTGGTATTCTCGAAGAGTACATCCTAGCTGGCTTTCGAGCAGCATCGTTGATGAAAGTCCTCTCAATTACAGTGAATATGAATCACTTCCTGCTTCTTAAAACGTTGCAAAATTATTATAAACCTTAGCTCGCTACCGAGTTGATGTTCCCAAGAACGGAACAGAAAGAGGTGAGGAACGAACCCACCTGAATCACTTTATGTCGACATTCATTAGTAGTTTTGGTTAATTGAGGCGTTTTTGTTATTcgtgttatttttaattttccattttatatttGTAATTATTACTTTGGTTGTGGGTGTCCTCAATTAGTTTAGCACGTTTGTCAACTAGAACAACATCGACTTATTAATTTACAAGGCGGCCAGCATGATGTTCCTATACCTATTCGTACAAAGCTAACATGACAATAAACCTTCAAcgaatattttttcttatcattaatttttattcatctgaattaaacttttttaaaatgttatacTAAAAATTAACTTAAAGAACACGTTCAAGTAAGGAAGTACTACACAGCTGCATGTATGCCTTATGGTTTGCGTTCTTTAAATTGAAAATGATAAATAGACTGAAGGAACCTAATATATCCCCCTTTTTTCCTAATGCGTCAAGATACCTGCAGTCTTTCAGTCATTAGCATAACATACATCTAATTAGGAACTTTACACTGTATATTAATTCTTAAAAGCAGTGCCATCTGGCAGTCTTTAGACAAGCACGAAGCAAACGAAAATGGCTCATTCGAACAAGAATCTCTCCTATAAAAGTTCTTTTGTTCATTTCATGGTTATTACGTCgctttgtcaaaatttggtatcTTCAGGTGAGAAACTGGTGGATTCTTACCATTATGTAGTTATTCAGTCAGTTGCCCAAGTTTATTGGCTTACATTAACTAATTTTTTGCAAATTCGTGAAATGTCATACTGACTATTATATAGAACTTTTAATAAACCCTAAACTTTCGAGGTCCAGAAATTGAAAAGTAAACTTTCAACCATACACCAAAACGAAGCTAGTGTGTTCGCAAGTGGGGTGTTTTCTGTTTCACAATAATCTTTGTCGTGATCCGAAACAAGCATTATGTTTTTAGAATGTTCCTTGTCGTGTTGTCAGTAAAGTTGTCGAGTCTTAGTAACTCCAAATCAGTTCGGTTCCTGCAGCAGTTTCTTTCATAAGCTCGAGAAGTAAAAGTACCGACCTCCAAAGGCACTTAGAGTCACACTTCTATTTAAAGTTTTTGCCATCTGTTACAGATATTCGGTGAAACTAGTTACAAGGTAGTGAAGAGAATGATAACTGCATGGCAATAAAATGCCGGACCGTGCTTATTTCCACGATACAATGCTTAATTAGCTTTAATTAAGAATACGGCTATTTGGGAGACTTAATGTTTTCCGTAAAGTCAGCGTTATCACACAGACTTTtgactcttttgttttgttcatgaAACTGCGTTCCTGAAAAATGCCTTTGAATACCTTGAAGTCTGTTTCTACTTTACCCTCCAAAGAAGAGTTAATTTGGCTGTGTGCTGTTCATGGCCTCGACGATTAAACTCAAGACATATCACGCACTGCCTAAGTTGAACAAAACATTATTATGACTCAACTCGTCGAGAAGAAGgagtgttttaaaaaattgaaagatactgtGCATGAAACGCTTTAAACCACTGAGAAGAGCGATCATCCTCGAAACGTCTGGATTTTCGTACTTTTTCAACgcacattttgaaaaactttgtaaaaatcgCTGAGAAGAAGCTTTGTTTGCACCCTTTGTTTCTACTGTTGTTCGCAGTGAAAGATGCGCAATTCAAAAGGACGCCGTGAGTTTTAGCGCTCATGCCAGAAAAAGCCTTACAACTACTGTCAGAAcatgaaattattttgaaaacgaTTCATTTTTTACAAGAAACTTTGTTTAACCAGGCTAATTGTAGTGTATTGAATCAAGCCACCCGAACTGAGCGCAAGTCTGAGTCTAGTTCTTTCTCTATCAGTCATGACTGTCACCAGTCTGAGCTGTAACCATACTTCTTTCACTGATACTATTCTTTACTTCATTCAAATCACACTTAATTATATTACTAGTATGCAGTACATTCCCTCCTTTCTTAGAGATGAAAAGCTGGAGCGACTGGGCAATTTTCAGACTGAAAGTTCTCGTGAGAAAAAATAGTGACTTCTAATTTAGTTGTTAATACTCAGAAAAGACATTCATAATTAATGACAAGAATTGCAGACCTGTTTGGTACTGGCTCAGTAAGATGTCATTAACGTCAAGACACAAGCAATTTGTCTTCAGGACAATACTTTATAACTGAGTTAATAACGTGTTGAATAAAACGGCAGGCAAGATGAAAATTTGGttaaacaagaacgctcttacaatgtcagtctcgcttgcttggcgGAGATttgatcgagaaatgaggaggcgattaattctctacacgaaacaggatttactcgctaaaggtttttacttcctactttatcgaggTCGAGCATTCTTCAGGATAtctactttttatttgtttctgaattgatttaatacgcgtgttagcgacgaccggaaatacgtctgcggtcgcaggctgtacgcgtgtataaatacacaaaaattcatgggcctcgattccagagatgatACTCATCACAagccatttgcatacaatgaaagttcacCATCGTTcaccatcgcagttttgctaattaagatttaTGTTTTTGGACCACTCGTTAGCGTTCACTttttccaaagtaatcaacgctttcaagcgatagaattcttggaccgacacgtttaggaaaagctctaaatttaatctttcctaagctttcttggCAAAACCTGCGTGACTTCGGTCACTAAACGATTCtcattcccagtttccacggtctccgctacgAACGCTTGGCACAATGACCTCCCTTTTGTGTCATAAATAcggcttgcagattatgagtctcgctgcctACACAAGCGAGGCTAATTAAACCCAGGATTTTTTCTGTCCCAGTTATTGGTGCAACTCTTACgggctgtttacatgaaggggggaagatcctagaaggcagatcatcctagcgccatatgttttctgcATTCGGTTTGCATACAAAAGGTGGTAGTTGTCcttagtactaggatcttcccaGTTAGAGGATCTTAAGGTAGGAAGATCCTGGCAACATATAAACTGTCTTTTTGCTAGGAAGATCTTATTACTAGGGACAAACTAAACAAAAGTGGCAACAGGTCGTTCAGTGCATGGCTAATCCATATCACGGCAATAAAGGccgacattttttttattgcgtTACCGCGAGCTGATTGTGATAACCCTGCTGAACGGGTAGTTACTAACGCCAGTAAAGAGGGCAGAAGGGTCCAAAtcgcatttttgtttttgtcgccCGCTATTTTGAATTCCTTCTCGCAGTTCTAGATCCTTCTCTACTTGGTACCAAGAGGGCCGACATTTCTGCATGGAAACCCAACGAAAAGTTGTTCCTCCTTACAGGATCTTtctggtactaggatcttcctccttTTATGTAATTAATCAGTCGCTTAAAAAAAGAACGATACttattaatattaatgataATTTCTATGTCCACAAGAGGTTAAACTTTAAGTTTTTCTAATCATGCCAGCTGAGGAGGGCCGCATCATAGTGTTTAAAGAACCTGTACCAAACAAAGTCATGACAGGTCATGTGATCAGACGAGAAAGTGTCCCCAATGAAGGGAGCTGTCGAGTGAAGTGTTATATGGAGCCCAACTGTGTGTCCATAAATATGGGACCACTGAAAGAAGGAAAGCTCGAATGCGAATTGAATAATGCCACTGCAGAAAAGGAAACTGTGTTTGATTCCAAAGATGCTCACAATTATCTGGCCATCGAGGTAAGtgcttttgtttgaaactcGGCGACGAGGCTGTTCATAAAGGTTAATCGGGACTGACGTTTAGTTCACAAGAAGATCTAACGTCAAGTTTTTTATTCCGCTAGTGGGatggcctgcgtagcaagcgtttccggtcgtgttattgcgcgaaagttggGGCGAGAGTAAAATAAATGCTATCGCGTCCCAGCTTTTCTCGACGAGCTCGaatggaaacgcttgctactcAGCCTGCTACTTAGATCGCTCGATCAAGAGGTttttgaacaaacaaacaacaataaacCTGTGGCGAATGTACCAGCGAATTAATATTGAAATCATTCAAAGTCTTGTTTATATATTTCTTAAAGTGAGCTTCTCAATGGGGTGATGGCAGCGGGCTACCTTAATACTTTGCTTTTTTGCAGCTAACGCTGTAACAATTTCTCCTAGCAACGGGGTTAATTAATAAAGAAGTTTTTGTCTATGAAAGGCAAATTATTTGCGCACGAAAAAAATATACGGAAACTTATCATCAGCGAGACAAGACACACAAACGGCTTTCACGATTTTTACGACTAACAAATCAAACATTCAACATCGGACATCTTACATTACACCTGTTGACTCTAATGACTGAAGTTTTGACTTCCGGCTATCGGTTTGTCCATTCTTAAGCCCTCTAATATACTTATAATCTGGTAGTTGTTTTTGATTGCTGCTCCTTATTCCAGAATCCCTGCAGCAGTAGTCCATGTCTAAACAACGGGACATGTCAAGCTGGATTCACAAGTAAAGGGTTTCGTTGTCTATGTCTTCCGGGATTCCCCGGAACAAACTGTCGTGCAGGTACGTGTATGCAACAAAATTTATTGCACATTTGGCTTAAACCATGCATTAAAAGAGAGATCAGGATTAGGGCCGTAGTAAGAGTGAGGCGTTTTTTTCGAGGAATGCGCAGAAGGCTAATGTTCGCTTTCTCTTCTTCccatcttctttttcttttatttatttatttctttcttttattaaaCATTCTACGTCTTCTACTAGACTTCATTTCAGTGGGAAACGTTTCAGCTGACGTTTCGCTAAAATCCCGAAGATTGGGAACTTTTTTTGAAAGGGAGTAAGGCTCTTGTAGTGTCAACAAAGAAGATTTTCAAAGGAATTTTCTGGTCAACTGTAGACGTTTTTGAGTATTCCTCGGTCACGTTTAACTGAATCTTGCACATTTGGGTATGGTTCGAACGATCTCACTTTCCTATACAGTACATGTTAGCGGTCAAAACTGTCCATGAACGTAAGAGTAATGACTTCACAAGTGGTATAATGGACGATGATATGCATTGTCGGTAATGGGTGGTGTAGTACCGCGGTTAGgttaaaacacactttattcACGACCGTTACACTCCGAACTCAGAACGCTAACCGACTcgaataaattacaacacacgctatctatagtacatgcaaattacGTAATCCCCGTGTGTATCACATCACATTCATTCTCTCGCTTCTACGCGCTTGCATTAGCATTGTATACACTACATTGCCTTCTTTGATCAAATTTAGCAGGAAGGCAGTTTTAAAAGGCTGCAAAACCCTAAATGTTCAGCAAAACAAAGTCTTTGAATTAAACTagacaaaacaggaaaagaagTCCTAAACATCCAGGACAAAGTCTTTATAGCGCGCAGGCTGTCTTATAGTTCGGGTCGACCTCCGCACAGGCCTTTCCGCTGCGTTATCTTCCTTTTCGGTAGAATGCCCAGCTTGTACTTGGGAATTTTCAGATACTCCTGTAGTCCCTGGAATTCCGCTTGGCCCTGATACCTCCGTCGTCTCCGGAACTCTGCTTGGCCCTGGCTCATCTGTCTGTACTGTAGAACTTGCTTGTACCACTTGGTCTCCGTTGCCATTGGATACACCATCGTTGTACTTCTTTACGAATGCAGTGTTCCTTTTCAGTTGCACACCAGCTTCGTTCCTAAGCGTTACCTCTGTTCCTGTCCTCTGAACCACCTTAAAAGGAGCAGGGTTGAAGTTGGTAGACAGCTTGTTCGTTTTTTCGGCTTTCAAAAGTACTGTGTCACCAACACGTATGCTCTTGGGCGTGGCACCTCTCTTGAGATCTGCATAAGCTTTGCCCTTTAATTTACTTGACCAATCCCGCTCTCGCACTTCTTCGCCTGGCACCCCGACCGTCTCTCTCCTTAACTCTGGCAATTTGGACCTATCCTCGTGGCCAAACATCATGTAACAGGGGGTAGTCCCCGTCGACGTTTGCGGAGTGGATCTGTACGCCATCAACCATACAAGCAATTCAGTTCTCCAGTTCTTTCCTTCTAAATGTGCAATCTGTAGACATTTAAGTAACGAGCGATTTTGGCGTTCCACCTCTCCATTAGCTTGAGGCCACAACGGCGTCGTTTTCCTGTGCTCAATACCATTTGCGCGTAAATATGCTTCAAATTCTTCGGATACGAACTGGGGCCCATTATCTGTCCTTAAAGAGAACGGAAAACCGAATCTGGCAAACATGGGTGCAAGTGCTTCGATGACCTTGGCACTTGTAGTAGACTTCAGAATAGCAACTTCTAAGAAACGACTGTAGTAATCGATCACCACCAAAATACTCTCTCCTGTGGGTAGGGGTCCCAGCAGGTCTGCTCCACAATCCTGCCAAGGAGCACTCGGAGGAAGAACGCGGGACATCGGCTCAGGAGGGTTAAATCCAGAAGTGACCTGGCAGCCATgacaaactttacaaaatttctCAACTTCCTTGTCCATTCCCGGCCACCAAACTTTACTACGGAGCCGATACTTCGTCTTCACTATACCCTGGTGCCCTTCGTGTGCCAGCCGCACCACCCTGTCGCGCAGGAGCTTGGGAACCACAATCCTTGTGCCGCGAAGCAATAGCTCACCATAGACGCATAATTCGTCCTTGACTTGTGCATACGAGGGAAGTGTACACCGGTCCCAGTCCCCTGACCTCACGCAACTCTTTACTATCGTCAATTCTTCGTCAAAATAGGAAGCTTCTTCAATTTCTGTAGGTGATAGAGCAACGGGTATACAGCTTATAGCAATGGCTCTGACAAAGTCGTAGTCTTCTCCATGGTCCACTTGATCCAAGGAGTTCAAACGGGACAACGCGTCGGCTATATTTGTCTTCCCTGGGCGGTACACCACTTTAAAATCGTACCCTTGTAGTCTTAAGACCCATCTCTCTATTCGGGCGCAAGGCTTTGAAGTGCGCGAGTAGACACGCTCTAAAGGCTTGTGATCTGTTTCCAACTCGAAGCTCTGTCCGGAAACGTACATGTTGAACCGTTCACACGCCCAAACCAAGGCAAGTGCCTCTTTCTCTGTTTGGCTGTAGCGTCGTTCCACGTCAGTTAGGCTCCTCGACGCGTAGGAGACAACTCTCCACATTCCCCCCTGCTGCTGGGTGAGAACCGCTCCTAATCCAACTGGAGATGCATCGGCAATGATCCGCGTTCTGCAGCCAACCTTAAAATAAGCCAGTGTCTCTGCCTGGGTGATTAGACGCTTCAGTTCCTCAAAGGCTGTTTGTTGCTCTTTACCCCAGTGAAACACGATGCCCTTCCTGGTTAACTCTTGAATAGGCTTGGCCACGGACGCCACGTCAGGCATGAACTTAGCGGAATATTGGACAAGACCCATAAACGATCGCACTTCACTTGCGTCTTTGGGAGATCTAGTATCTCTTATAGCAGCAATCTTCTCTTCGGATGGGTTTATGCCGTCACTAGTCAGCTCGTGACCAAAGAACGTAAGCCTTGACAATCTAAACTCGCACTTGTCTCCGTTCACTGTCAACCCCACTTCACTCAGCCTATCTAACACCGCAAAAAGACGCTTGTCATGTTCCTTCACGTCACACCCATGAACAATGAGATCGTCCGCAATGTTCGCAACCCCAGCACAACCCCTTAACACATCTCTAATGATCTGCTGATATTTCTCCGGCGCCGACGTTACGCCAAACATCAACCGCTTGTAACGATAAAGCCCTCGATGCGTGGCAAAGGTAGTGATGTGGCGACTTTCCTCACTGAGTAAAATCTGGTGAAAACCCCACTTGAGATCTATCTTGCTGAACACCGTACTGCCATTCAAGTCGTGTAACAGCTCCTCAACGGTTGGAATTGGGTGACGCTCTCGGACGATTGCTTCATTTGCACGACGCATATCAACACAGACTCTTACGTCGCCATCGCTTTTGGGAACCACCACCAACGGCGAAATCCATCCTGACGGCCCCTCCGGCACTTCCTCTATAATGTCAAGCTCCAAAAGTTCATCCAGCTTTGCATCCACCTTCTCGCGTAACCCGAACGGTATCCTACGTACATGCTGCGCTACAGGCTTCACCGACTCATCAATGTGTAGCTTAAGCTCGTAGCCCTTCAAAAGACCAACACCACTAAACAAGTGCTTGTATTTCTCTCTGACATCCCCGTCCGATCGCCCACCGTCAACACTGTTTGTCTGAAAAGGACCAATACGCAACAGGTTTAGCGCCTCGGCAGTCTCGCGGCCCAACAGCGTGCGACCATCGCCTTCAACCACCACAAAATCAGCATTACTTCCGTTTTCAAACCCAGCCAGCGTGACATCTGCCGTGAACGTTCCTAGGGTCGGTAAAGGTTCTGTACCACCATAAGCAAAAAGTTCCTTTGCAGATTTGCGAGATTCACAGTTAATCCCCTTTTGCTTTAACAACTCCCAGGTCTGCTGGCCCATAACATTACATGAAGCTCCCGAATCAATGAGAACATCGGGTACGTCTACACCACCAATGACCAGCGTTACCAAAGCGCCCCTTTGTTCCTTGCGATCATTCACCTGTTCCACTGAAAAGGCATAATCGGGTCTTTGCGAATGACCTGATGCAGCGAAATCTCCTTTGTCTTCCTCTCCAGGGCTAGGTCTTCCAGTCACGAGGTTCGTCTCTCGCCCTCCGCGTCCGCGTCCACCTCGACCCAGTCCACCAGCACTCCTGCCTCCTCTGCCGCGTCCGCCTCTGCTACTCTCAGGTCCTCTAGATCCCGAATGGGTCCTGCTTAGCTGATGGAGTCGAGGGCATTTAACTTTGAAATGGCCTGTTTCGCCGCACCTCCTGCAAGTTTGACCATGCGCCGGGCACTTTTTGTCTTGACTGAAGTGTCCTTCTTGTCCGCAGCTAAAGCACGTCTTTGCTTTCCTGGGATTTTTGTTTCCATACAGCCTGCCACCCACTGCATTGACCTGGTTATCTGCTTGGTCGGTACTGTATTGCTTCAGTTGTCGATCAACCGCTTCTTGGGATCTTGCAACACGCAACAATTCATCTAACGTAACAGTTCCTTCCTTTTCCAGAAATTTCCGGCGTAAATGGCTCGAATAACACTTGTCTATGAGCTGATCGCGAATGTAGTCATCCTCGCCGGCGCCAAAATCACAAGTCGCTGCTCGCTGACGCAATCTACAAACGAACTGATCAACTGTCTCTCCGATCCCTTGCGAAATTTGTCGAAACAAATGTCTCTCAAAGGGAATGTTCGCCTTTGGCACGAAATGGTCGTCCAACACCTTTAACGTTGCTTCAAAACTTGCATCTCCACCCTCACCAGCtagtgtgaaataaatttcttgcACATCCATACCAGCGACATGCAACAGCAAAGCACGTTTTTGAGCGTCGTTCGATACACCTTTCCCGGTCACATACAAACTGAACGCTCGCTTCCACTTCTTCCATCGCTGACTTAAATTGTGCGCCTCTCCTTTTGGATTAAATGGTTCCAATCCACTGACATCTAAAGTAACAGAAGTCATCCCAGAACCGCCAACAGCACCGCTCGTAGTACCTTCGTAGTACCGCTTGTCGCGTTAGTTTCGCCCGATCCACCGCCTCCCGGCATCGCTGAAATAAATCCTTGACGAAATCCTCGACGAAATCCACAGCGAGATTTTCAACGAAACTCTTGAAACCCTCGGCGAAATCCTCGAAATATCCTCGAAAtatcctcgtcgccaatgtaGTACCGCGGTTAGgttaaaacacactttattcACCACCGTTACACTCCGAACTCAGAACGCTAACCGACTcgaataaattacaacacacgctatctatagtacatgcaaattacGTAATCCCCGTGTGTATCACATCACATTCATTCTCTCGCTTCTACGCGCTTGCATTAGCATCGTATACACTACAGGTGGCTCGAGTGTGAACGGGTTAAAGCAGTGTAAAAGTAATGAAGCCACATGCACACCAGGGAAATGCAAGTAGTCGTCAGTTAGTTCCTGGGGAATATCCCAAGAGTTTTGATTTATAACTAATCCTGGTTATTTTCAATCACTGCGTTTAGCCAAATCATGTAGTGACCTAAAGAAGATTGAGCCTAGAGCAGAAAGTGGAAGCTACGTCATTGACCCTGATGGAGAAGGTGGCTTGCTTCCTATGTATGACGTTATCTGTAATATGACTGACAAAGATGGAGCTGGCGTTACAGTCATCAGTCACGACAGTGAGAACAGAACCCAGGTGAATGGAAAGGAAAAACCAGGTAGTTACTCACGTGACGTCCATTACAAGGGATCTAGTCTGTCTCAGCTGGCGAGTCTCACTGGAGCCTCTTTACACTGTGAACAATTTATCAAGTATGAGTGTAATCATTCAATGTTACTGTGGCCCGACAACAACAAAGACAGTTCATTCGGatggtgggtgtcacgtgatGGCGATAACATGACGTACTGGGGCGGAGCaactgaaaatggcaaatgcgCCTGTGGAATGAACAATACATGTGCAAACCCCAGACGTGGTTGTAATTGCGATAAAAACGACTTCCAGTGGCGTGAAGACAGTGGTTTCCTCATTGACAAAACAAAGCTTCCGGTCAAGCAGCTCAGGTTTGGAGACACTGGAGGTACAAAAGAACAAGGTTACCATACTCTGGggaaattaaaatgttatggTATCGCCTGATAAAGCAAACTGCACTCAGATAATAAAAATcaactacagtcgactctctcttaacggacacctctataagacggacacctccctaaaacggacacctagagttggtccctgcctttctttaccctctttatttgactctctataagatggacatctctctaagacggacacttactgccggtcccaaaggtgtccctcttagagggagttgactgtaattgtATTTTGTGTATCATTTTCGTATGGACAATCAATTGGCCTACCCTGCAAACGTTTGCTATATCTCCTTATTGACAGAACTTGTCAAACCGTTCacacgaaaaacaaaaagttggattGGCTATAAGGTGACCCGCCTAGCTAGGTAACCCTTTTTGGATAGTAGGGTCACCTTCCTAGTCGGGCCAATGTTTTTGCACACAACAACTTTTGCTCGCCCAGCCGGATCAACTTggtcaaggcgagacaatcagagTACTAGTGCTGTTTTAGACAATCCGGAGCATGCGCGAATGCTGTTGGCTCGGGCAAAAGATTGGCAAAGAGGTCAACATTTTT encodes:
- the LOC140927435 gene encoding neurexin-4-like, whose protein sequence is MAHSNKNLSYKSSFVHFMVITSLCQNLVSSAEEGRIIVFKEPVPNKVMTGHVIRRESVPNEGSCRVKCYMEPNCVSINMGPLKEGKLECELNNATAEKETVFDSKDAHNYLAIENPCSSSPCLNNGTCQAGFTSKGFRCLCLPGFPGTNCRAAKSCSDLKKIEPRAESGSYVIDPDGEGGLLPMYDVICNMTDKDGAGVTVISHDSENRTQVNGKEKPGSYSRDVHYKGSSLSQLASLTGASLHCEQFIKYECNHSMLLWPDNNKDSSFGWWVSRDGDNMTYWGGATENGKCACGMNNTCANPRRGCNCDKNDFQWREDSGFLIDKTKLPVKQLRFGDTGGTKEQGYHTLGKLKCYGIA